From Calonectris borealis chromosome 7, bCalBor7.hap1.2, whole genome shotgun sequence, one genomic window encodes:
- the PI4K2A gene encoding phosphatidylinositol 4-kinase type 2-alpha, whose amino-acid sequence MDETSPLVSPERAQAPDYGLPGGAVRAPPPAAPPPPSPPGSPGGRDRERQPLLERGARGPAAAAAQAQAQAQAAAQAQAAAAAAQRERNDFPEDPEFAEVVRRAELASERGIFPERISQGSSGSYFVKDPQGKIIGVFKPKNEEPYGQLNPKWTKWLQKLCCPCCFGRDCLVLNQGYLSEAGASLVDQKLELNIVPRTKVVYLASETFNYSAIDRVKSRGKRLALEKVPKVGQRFNRIGLPPKVGSFQLFVEGYKDADYWLRRFEAEPLPENTNRQLLLQFERLVVLDYIIRNTDRGNDNWLIKYDCPLDSAGVRDSDWVVVKEPIIKLAAIDNGLAFPLKHPDSWRAYPFYWAWLPQAKIPFSQEIKDLILPKISDPNFVKDLEEDLYELFKKDPGFDRGQFHKQIAVMRGQILNLTQALKDGKSPLHLVQMPPVIVETARSHQRTASESYTQSFQSRKPFFSWW is encoded by the exons aTGGACGAGACGAGCCCGCTGGTGTCGCCGGAGCGGGCGCAGGCCCCCGACTACGGGCTGCCGGGGGGCGCCGTgcgcgcccccccgcccgccgcccccccgccgccttcccctCCCGGCTCTCCCGGCGGCCGCGACCGCGAGCGGCAGCCGCTGCTGgagcgcggggcgcggggcccggcggcggcggcggcgcaggcccaggcgcaggcccaggcggcggcgcaggcccaggcggcggcggcggcggcgcagcgggAGCGTAATGACTTCCCCGAGGACCCCGAGTTCGCCGAGGTGGTGCGGCGGGCCGAGCTGGCCAGCGAGCGCGGCATCTTCCCCGAGCGCATCTCGCAGGGCTCCAGCGGCAGCTACTTCGTCAAGGACCCGCAGGGG AAAATCATTGGCGTCTTCAAGCCCAAGAACGAGGAGCCGTACGGGCAGCTGAACCCCAAGTGGACCAAGTGGCTGCAGAAGTTGTGCTGCCCGTGCTGCTTTGGGAGAGACTGCCTTGTCCTCAACCAGGGCTACCTGTCAGAGGCAGGCGCCAGCCTGGTGGACCAGAAACTGGAACTCAACATTGTTCCCCGCACGAAG GTGGTGTATCTGGCCAGCGAGACCTTTAACTACAGTGCCATCGACAGGGTGAAGTCCCGAGGAAAGAGGCTGGCCCTGGAGAAGGTGCCGAAAGTCGGTCAACGCTTCAACCGCATTGGTCTGCCGCCCAAG GTGGGCTCCTTCCAGCTCTTTGTGGAAGGCTACAAGGATGCTGACTACTGGCTGCGGCGGTTTGAAGCTGAGCCGCTCCCGGAGAACACcaacaggcagctgctgctgcagttcgAGCGGCTGGTGGTCCTGGACTACATCATCAGGAACACAG ATCGGGGCAATGACAACTGGCTCATCAAGTACGACTGTCCCCTGGACAGCGCGGGCGTGCGG GACAGCGACTGGGTGGTGGTGAAGGAGCCCATCATCAAGCTGGCTGCTATAGACAATGGTTTGGCCTTTCCCTTGAAACACCCGGACTCCTGGAGAGCAT ACCCATTCTACTGGGCATGGCTACCCCAGGCCAAAATCCCCTTTTCACAGGAGATCAAGGACCTGATTCTTCCCAAGATCTCGGACCCCAACTTTGTCAAGGACCTGGAGGAAGATCTGTATGAGCTCTTCAAG AAAGACCCTGGCTTTGACAGGGGACAGTTTCACAAGCAGATTGCTGTCATGAGAGGCCAG ATCCTGAACCTGACTCAGGCGCTGAAAGACGGGAAGAGCCCCCTGCACCTCGTTCAGATGCCGCCTGTGATTGTGGAAACGGCACGTTCCCATCAGCGCACTGCCAGCGAGTCTTACACGCAGAGCTTCCAGAGCCGGAAGCCTTTCTTCTCATGGTGGTAG
- the MARVELD1 gene encoding MARVEL domain-containing protein 1, which yields MARTAPPAVPPPPGPPARGSLSLHRAYLRSPLGLLRLGQLVLGAAFWVTVAAHKYEGAAHFALFAAVLVWLLTLVLFGLSLLGRWALVPWLGSRWLLTNLVHDLALGVGLYAAATGIMGYKAGRRSYCNLPGYSQHCLYGAYLSASVCGGIAACLYLFSGLYCLSRRCRDQRDII from the coding sequence ATGGCCCGCACGGCTCCCCCGGCAGTGCCACCGCCCCCGGGGCCACCGGCCCGCGGCTCCCTCAGCCTCCACCGCGCCTACCTGCGGAGCCCGCTGGGCCTGCTGCGCCTGGGGCAGCTGGTGCTGGGCGCTGCCTTCTGGGTGACGGTGGCGGCCCACAAGTACGAGGGGGCGGCCCACTTCGCCCTCTTCGCTGCCGTCCTGGTCTGGCTCCTCACCCTGGTCCTCTTCGGGCTGAGCCTGCTGGGGCGCTGGGCGCTGGTGCCCTGGCTGGGCTCCCGCTGGCTCCTCACCAACCTGGTGCACGACCTGGCGCTGGGCGTGGGGCTCTACGCAGCTGCCACCGGCATCATGGGCTACAAGGCCGGGCGGAGAAGCTATTGCAACCTGCCAGGCTACAGCCAGCACTGCCTCTACGGCGCCTACCTGAGCGCCTCCGTCTGCGGGGGCATCGCTGCCTGCCTGTACCTGTTCTCCGGGCTCTACTGCTTGTCACGGCGCTGCCGGGACCAGCGCGACATCATCTGA
- the ZFYVE27 gene encoding protrudin isoform X1 encodes MDRQRPSLSTASPASRRDSMDIQPLHRPLSHPRTDVGYCKWKDPSGKPLRGTPISGSPPGPLTNSPAPGLADAACSGGSGPCAPSSSASASTSSCSPSAKVRVGATGPGPSPDPRADAVPPLPAAWYSVLALLVLVPALLGYLQETCRARPSEPELVRSRYHSVRREDLRRVQLSRQEAIAQVKSFLIQLEGFLSGMCCSCEAVYRVLYWENPTVSSQFYGALLGSVCVLYVLPLCWVLAILNSTLFLGNTQFYQVIMELKASIEQCVGTKPLESTPEPAEPLPTAAPLDRTPTPTSTEDLTPGSVEEAEEAEPDEEFKDAIEEDDESSQCSADFDLSLPDNGFMSKNEVIRSKVSRLTERLRKRYPSNNFGSCTGCAATFSVLKKRRSCSNCGNSFCSRCCSFKVPKAVMGATAPEAQRETVFVCALCNQVLIK; translated from the exons ATGGACAGACAGAGGCCTTCCCTGAGCACGGCTTCCCCTGCATCCCGCCGAGACAGCATGGACATCCAGCCGCTGCACaggcccctctcccacccccggACAGATGTAGGCTATTGCAAGTGGAAGGACCCAAGTGGAAAGCCCCTAAGAGGGACCCCAATTTCTGggagccccccagggcccctgACCAATTCCCCTGCCCCTGGCCTTGCAGATGCTGCGTGCTCAG GTGGCAGCGGCCCATGTGCTCCCTCCTCGTCTGCCTCGGCCTCAACTTCCTCCTGCTCACCCTCGGCCAAGGTGCGTGTGGGGGCGACAGGGCCGGGCCCCTCCCCAGACCCCCGGGCTGACGCTGTCCCGCCTCTTCCAGCCGCCTGGTACTCGGTGCTCGCCCTGTTGgttctggtgccggccctgctgGGCTACCTGCAGGAGACGTGCCGGGCCCGGCCCTCGGAGCCGGAGCTGGTGCGCAGCAGGTACCACAGTGTCCGCCGGGAGGACCTGCGCAGGGTGCAGCTCTCGCGGCAGGAGGCCATCGCCCAGGTCAAGAGCTT CCTGATCCAGCTGGAGGGGTTCCTGAGCGGGATGTGCTGCAGCTGCGAGGCAGTGTACCGTGTACTGTACTGGGAGAACCCCACTGTCTCTTCCCA GTTTTATGGGGCACTGCTGGGGTCTGTCTGCGTCCTTTACGTGCTGCCCCTCTGCTGGGTCCTGGCCATCCTCAACAGCACCCTATTCCTGGGAAACACCCAGTTCTACCAAG TGATAATGGAGCTCAAGGCCTCGATCGAGCAGTGTGTGGGCACCAAACCCCTCGAGAGCACTCCAGAGCCTGCCGAACCCCTGCCAACTGCTGCCCCCCTGGATCGGACCCCCACACCCACCAGCACAGAG GACCTTACCCCTGGCAGTgtggaggaggcggaggaggcagAGCCTGATGAAGAGTTCAAAGATGCTATTGAG gaggATGATGAGAGCTCTCAGTGCTCAGCAGATTTTGACCTCAGCCTCCCGGACAACGGTTTTATGAGCAAAAATGAGGTGATCCGCAGCAAGGTGTCACGCCTGACTGAGCGCCTGCGCAAGCGCTACCCCAGCAACAACTTCG GGAGCTGCACGGGCTGTGCAGCCACCTTCTCTGTGCTCAAGAAAAGG CGGAGCTGCAGTAACTGTGGGAACAGCTTCTGCTCCAGGTGTTGTTCCTTCAAAGTCCCCAAGGCTGTGATGGGAGCCACGG CCCCGGAGGCTCAGAGGGAGACGGTGTTCGTGTGTGCTCTGTGCAACCAGGTGCTCATCAAGTGA
- the ZFYVE27 gene encoding protrudin isoform X4 — translation MCSLLVCLGLNFLLLTLGQAAWYSVLALLVLVPALLGYLQETCRARPSEPELVRSRYHSVRREDLRRVQLSRQEAIAQVKSFLIQLEGFLSGMCCSCEAVYRVLYWENPTVSSQFYGALLGSVCVLYVLPLCWVLAILNSTLFLGNTQFYQVIMELKASIEQCVGTKPLESTPEPAEPLPTAAPLDRTPTPTSTEDLTPGSVEEAEEAEPDEEFKDAIEEDDESSQCSADFDLSLPDNGFMSKNEVIRSKVSRLTERLRKRYPSNNFGSCTGCAATFSVLKKRRSCSNCGNSFCSRCCSFKVPKAVMGATAPEAQRETVFVCALCNQVLIK, via the exons ATGTGCTCCCTCCTCGTCTGCCTCGGCCTCAACTTCCTCCTGCTCACCCTCGGCCAAG CCGCCTGGTACTCGGTGCTCGCCCTGTTGgttctggtgccggccctgctgGGCTACCTGCAGGAGACGTGCCGGGCCCGGCCCTCGGAGCCGGAGCTGGTGCGCAGCAGGTACCACAGTGTCCGCCGGGAGGACCTGCGCAGGGTGCAGCTCTCGCGGCAGGAGGCCATCGCCCAGGTCAAGAGCTT CCTGATCCAGCTGGAGGGGTTCCTGAGCGGGATGTGCTGCAGCTGCGAGGCAGTGTACCGTGTACTGTACTGGGAGAACCCCACTGTCTCTTCCCA GTTTTATGGGGCACTGCTGGGGTCTGTCTGCGTCCTTTACGTGCTGCCCCTCTGCTGGGTCCTGGCCATCCTCAACAGCACCCTATTCCTGGGAAACACCCAGTTCTACCAAG TGATAATGGAGCTCAAGGCCTCGATCGAGCAGTGTGTGGGCACCAAACCCCTCGAGAGCACTCCAGAGCCTGCCGAACCCCTGCCAACTGCTGCCCCCCTGGATCGGACCCCCACACCCACCAGCACAGAG GACCTTACCCCTGGCAGTgtggaggaggcggaggaggcagAGCCTGATGAAGAGTTCAAAGATGCTATTGAG gaggATGATGAGAGCTCTCAGTGCTCAGCAGATTTTGACCTCAGCCTCCCGGACAACGGTTTTATGAGCAAAAATGAGGTGATCCGCAGCAAGGTGTCACGCCTGACTGAGCGCCTGCGCAAGCGCTACCCCAGCAACAACTTCG GGAGCTGCACGGGCTGTGCAGCCACCTTCTCTGTGCTCAAGAAAAGG CGGAGCTGCAGTAACTGTGGGAACAGCTTCTGCTCCAGGTGTTGTTCCTTCAAAGTCCCCAAGGCTGTGATGGGAGCCACGG CCCCGGAGGCTCAGAGGGAGACGGTGTTCGTGTGTGCTCTGTGCAACCAGGTGCTCATCAAGTGA
- the MORN4 gene encoding MORN repeat-containing protein 4: MTLTKGSFTYSNGEEYRGEWKEGRRHGVGQLTFADGTAYVGHFENGLFHGCGVLTFPDGSRYEGEFVQGKFNGVGVFTRCDNMTFEGEFKGGRVYGFGLLTFPDGSHGVPRNEGFFENNKLLRREKCPAVIQRAQGASKSAHNLTA, from the exons ATGACCCTCACCAAAGGCTCCTTCACCTACTCCAACGGGGAGGAGTACCGCGGCGAGTGGAAGGAAG GTCGCAGGCATGGCGTTGGGCAGCTGACATTTGCCGACGGCACCGCTTACGTGGGGCACTTCGAGAACGGGCTCTTCCATGGCTGTGGCGTGCTCACCTTCCCCGACGGCTCCAG GTATGAGGGGGAGTTTGTGCAGGGCAAGTTCAACGGCGTCGGCGTCTTCACCCGCTGCGACAACATGACCTTTGAGGGCGAGTTCAAAGGCGGGCGTGTGTACGGCTTCG gtcTCCTGACCTTCCCCGACGGCTCCCACGGGGTGCCCCGCAACGAGGGCTTCTTCGAGAACAACAAGCTGCTGCGGCGGGAGAAGTGTCCGGCCGTCATCCAGAGGGCCCAGGGCGCCTCCAAGTCTGCCCATAACCTGACGGCGTGA
- the ANKRD2 gene encoding ankyrin repeat domain-containing protein 2 has protein sequence MELDVQRAKELIDQKLAEEEEAEKQLKGDGVREPLAVERMSTPELEEEKRCGPRNRGLEAIKGQERVRKSSVDLRREIIDVGSIQRLIELRKQRRQRREERAATPEPTPPPEPLEIEGPVEPETFLRAAVQGKLHVIEKFLADGGPPDTCDEFHRTALHRSSLEGHTDILQKLLDSGATVDFRDRLDSTAVHWACRGGHLDAVKLLQDRGADLNLKDKLLSTPLHVATRTGHPDIVEHLIHCGVDINSPDREGDTALHDATRLSRYKIIKMLILHGADMMAKNQAGKTPTDLVQQWQVDTRQALETKEQPQGEMEVPA, from the exons ATGGAGCTGGACGTGCAACGGGCCAAGGAGCTCATTGATCAgaagctggcggaggaggaggaggcagagaag CAACTCAAAGGGGATGGCGTACGGGAGCCGCTGGCTGTGGAGCGGATGAGCACGcctgagctggaggaggagaaacgCTGTGGTCCCAGGAACCGGGGTCTTGAGGCCATCAAG GGCCAGGAGCGGGTGCGGAAGAGCTCGGTGGACCTGCGGCGGGAGATCATTGACGTGGGGAGCATCCAGCGCCTCATCGAGCTCCGCAAACAGCGCCGGCAACGCCGGGAGGAGCGGGCGGCCACCCCCGAGCCCACACCACCACCTGAGCCCCTGGAGATT gagggtccCGTGGAGCCAGAGACCTTCCTGCGAGCCGCCGTCCAGGGCAAGTTGCACGTCATCGAGAAGTTTCTGGCAGACGGTGGCCCCCCCGATACATGTGATGAG TTCCACCGCACGGCCCTGCACCGCTCCTCGCTGGAGGGACACACGGACAtcctgcagaagctgctggaCAGCGGGGCCACCGTCGACTTCAGGGACCGG CTGGACAGCACTGCCGTGCACTGGGCCTGCCGGGGTGGGCACCTGGACGCCGTCAAGCTGCTGCAGGACCGTGGGGCAGACCTCAACCTGAAGGACAAG CTGCTCAGCACCCCCCTCCATGTGGCCACACGGACTGGGCACCCCGACATCGTGGAGCACCTCATCCACTGCGGGGTGGACATCAACTCCCCTGACAGG GAAGGCGACACGGCGCTGCACGACGCCACACGGCTCAGCCGCTACAAAATCATCAAAATGCTGATCCTGCACGGGGCTGACATGATGGCAAAGAACCAG GCTGGCAAGACCCCGACGGACCTGGTGCAGCAGTGGCAGGTGGACACGCGCCAGGCGCTGGAGACCAAGGAGCAGCCGCAGGGGGAGATGGAGGTCCCCGCATGA
- the ZFYVE27 gene encoding protrudin isoform X2 — MQAVERDGVAGGPEGAAGAGEAPPEPSPPKAAAAFDLLELVRSYRRLELYLEPLRDAAEGVRSLLRWQRPMCSLLVCLGLNFLLLTLGQAAWYSVLALLVLVPALLGYLQETCRARPSEPELVRSRYHSVRREDLRRVQLSRQEAIAQVKSFLIQLEGFLSGMCCSCEAVYRVLYWENPTVSSQFYGALLGSVCVLYVLPLCWVLAILNSTLFLGNTQFYQVIMELKASIEQCVGTKPLESTPEPAEPLPTAAPLDRTPTPTSTEDLTPGSVEEAEEAEPDEEFKDAIEEDDESSQCSADFDLSLPDNGFMSKNEVIRSKVSRLTERLRKRYPSNNFGSCTGCAATFSVLKKRRSCSNCGNSFCSRCCSFKVPKAVMGATAPEAQRETVFVCALCNQVLIK, encoded by the exons aTGCAGGCGGTGGAGCGGGACGGGGTGGCAGGCGGCCCTgaaggggcggcgggggctggtgAGGCCCCGCCGGAGCCGTCGCCACCCAAGGCCGCCGCCGCTTTCGATCTGCTCGAGCTGGTGCGGAGCTACCGGCGGCTGGAGCTCTACCTGGAGCCGCTGCGGGACGCCGCCGAGGGCGTCCGCTCCCTCCTCCG GTGGCAGCGGCCCATGTGCTCCCTCCTCGTCTGCCTCGGCCTCAACTTCCTCCTGCTCACCCTCGGCCAAG CCGCCTGGTACTCGGTGCTCGCCCTGTTGgttctggtgccggccctgctgGGCTACCTGCAGGAGACGTGCCGGGCCCGGCCCTCGGAGCCGGAGCTGGTGCGCAGCAGGTACCACAGTGTCCGCCGGGAGGACCTGCGCAGGGTGCAGCTCTCGCGGCAGGAGGCCATCGCCCAGGTCAAGAGCTT CCTGATCCAGCTGGAGGGGTTCCTGAGCGGGATGTGCTGCAGCTGCGAGGCAGTGTACCGTGTACTGTACTGGGAGAACCCCACTGTCTCTTCCCA GTTTTATGGGGCACTGCTGGGGTCTGTCTGCGTCCTTTACGTGCTGCCCCTCTGCTGGGTCCTGGCCATCCTCAACAGCACCCTATTCCTGGGAAACACCCAGTTCTACCAAG TGATAATGGAGCTCAAGGCCTCGATCGAGCAGTGTGTGGGCACCAAACCCCTCGAGAGCACTCCAGAGCCTGCCGAACCCCTGCCAACTGCTGCCCCCCTGGATCGGACCCCCACACCCACCAGCACAGAG GACCTTACCCCTGGCAGTgtggaggaggcggaggaggcagAGCCTGATGAAGAGTTCAAAGATGCTATTGAG gaggATGATGAGAGCTCTCAGTGCTCAGCAGATTTTGACCTCAGCCTCCCGGACAACGGTTTTATGAGCAAAAATGAGGTGATCCGCAGCAAGGTGTCACGCCTGACTGAGCGCCTGCGCAAGCGCTACCCCAGCAACAACTTCG GGAGCTGCACGGGCTGTGCAGCCACCTTCTCTGTGCTCAAGAAAAGG CGGAGCTGCAGTAACTGTGGGAACAGCTTCTGCTCCAGGTGTTGTTCCTTCAAAGTCCCCAAGGCTGTGATGGGAGCCACGG CCCCGGAGGCTCAGAGGGAGACGGTGTTCGTGTGTGCTCTGTGCAACCAGGTGCTCATCAAGTGA
- the AVPI1 gene encoding arginine vasopressin-induced protein 1: MTSLAPRVPHPKGGEAAPLGADWPWRREAAAEAMGTPASVASDPPGRAAPAARGRKRASANIFQGVGLPELRSLFQSGGAERPEERARLVWRYAGQRRMARALRRLRRRPAQPGGGIAALRRFGRLRIVEKEPEGSRGAEAPSGSM; encoded by the exons ATGACGTCACTTGCGCCACGTGTCCCCCATCCGAAAGGCGGTGAGGCCGCGCCCCTCGGCGCCGATTGGCCCTGGCGGCGGGAGGCGG CGGCCGAGGCCATGGGCACGCCGGCCTCGGTGGCGAGCGACCctccggggcgggcggcgcccgcagCCCGGGGCCGCAAGCGGGCCTCGGCCAACATCTTCCAGGGCGTGGGGCTGCCGGAGCTGCGGAGCCTGTTCCAGagcggcggggccgagcggcCCGAGGAGCGCGCCCGTCTCGTCTGGCGGTACGCGGGCCAGCGGCGCATGGCGCGGGCCctgcggcggctccggcggcggccggcccagcccggcggcgGGATAGCGGCGCTGCGGCGCTTCGGCCGCCTGCG GATCGTGGAGAAGGAGCCAGAGGGCAGCCGCGGGGCCGAGGCGCCCTCGGGGTCCATGTAG
- the HOGA1 gene encoding 4-hydroxy-2-oxoglutarate aldolase, mitochondrial — protein MALSTRLASPLRPALAALHRAASRQCRGLSTPSGPRHTLDLGGIFPPLATPFSPTQEVDYARLEGNLHRYASIPFRGLVVLGSNGEYPYLAPRERVEVVSCVRRALPRDRLLLAGSGCESTQATIELTVSMAEAGADVALVVTPCYYRGDMTSAALIRHYTEVADASPIPVVLYSVPANTVLDLPLEAVLTLAQHPNILGIKDSGGDITRMGLMVHKTRQEDFQVLAGSAGFLLASYALGASGGVCALANVLGAPLCQLDRLCREGCWQEARDLQHRLIEPNVAVTRRFGIPGLKKAMEWFGYYGGPCRAPLAPLTSPQVEELRGTFSANGWL, from the exons ATGGCGCTCAGCACCCGCCTTGCTTCGCCCCTCCGGCCTGCCCTGGCAGCTCTGCACCGGGCAGCCTCCAGACAATGCCGGGGGCTTAGCACCCCCTCGGGACCGAGGCACACACTCGACCTCGGGGGCATCTTCCCACCCCTCGCCACCCCCTTCTCGCCCACGCAGGAGGTGGACTATGCCCGGCTGGAGGGGAACCTGCACCGCTACGCCAGCATCCCCTTCCGAG ggctggtggtgctgggctcCAACGGGGAGTACCCCTACTTGGCACCCCGCGAGCGGGTGGAGGTGGTGAGCTGTGTGCGCCGGGCTCTGCCCAGGGACcgcctgctgctggctggctcaGGCTGCGAAT cgaCCCAGGCCACCATTGAGCTGACGGTCAGCATGGCAGAGGCGGGGGCTGACGTGGCGCTGGTCGTGACACCCTGCTACTACCGGGGGGACATGACCAGCGCTGCCCTGATCCGGCACTACACGGAG GTCGCCGATGCGTCCCCCATCCCCGTGGTGCTCTACAGCGTCCCCGCCAACACTGTCCTGGACCTGCCCCTGGAGGCTGTCCTCACCCTGGCTCAGCACCCCAACATCCTCGGGATCAAGGACAGCGGTGGGGAC ATCACCCGCATGGGGCTGATGGTCCACAAGACACGGCAGGAGGATTTCCAGGTGCTGGCAGGATCAGCTGGCTTCCTGCTGGCAAGCTACGCCCTGG gtgCCTCTGGGGGGGTCTGTGCCCTCGCCAACGTCCTGGGGGCCCCGCTGTGCCAGCTGGACCGCCTGTGCCGtgagggctgctggcaggaggcGCGCGACCTGCAGCACCGGCTCATCGAGCCCAATGTGGCG GTCACCCGCCGGTTTGGGATCCCAGGGCTGAAGAAGGCCATGGAGTGGTTTGGCTACTATGGGGGTCCCTGCCGTGCACCCCTAGCCCCGCTGACCTCCCCCCAAGTTGAGGAGCTGAGGGGCACCTTCAGCGCCAACGGCTGGTTGTGA
- the UBTD1 gene encoding ubiquitin domain-containing protein 1, producing MGGCVGRQRRERPAAGNPRKRAGRNEPLKKERPKWKSDYPMTDGQLRSKRDEFWDTAPAFEGRKEIWDALKAAAYAVEANDHSLAQAILDGASITLPHGSLTECYDELGNRYQLPVYCLAPPVNLILERSEEEAAEPAEPLPNPRREFALKVRLSTGKDLRLSASMGDTIGQLKKQLQAQEGIDLAWQRWFFSGKLLTDRTRLQETKIQKDFVVQVIINQPLPPRN from the exons ATGGGCGGCTGCGtggggcggcagcgccgggagcgGCCCGCCGCCGGGAACCCTCGCAAGCGAgcag gccgcAATGAGCCCCTGAAGAAGGAGCGTCCCAAGTGGAAGAGCGACTACCCCATGACAGACGGGCAGCTGCGCAGCAAGCGGGATGAGTTTTGGGACACGGCACCCGCTTTCGAGGGCCGCAAGGAGATCTGGGATGCCCTGAAGGCAGCTGCCTACGCTGTGGAGGCCAATGACCACAGCCTGGCCCAGGCCATCCTCGATGGAGCCAGCATTACCCTGCCCCACG GGTCCCTGACGGAGTGCTACGATGAGCTGGGCAACCGGTACCAGCTGCCCGTCTACTGCCTGGCACCTCCCGTCAACCTGATCCTGGAGCGGAGCGAGGAGGAGGCAGCGGAGCCGGCAGAGCCCCTGCCCAACCCCCGGCGGGAGTTTGCCCTCAAGGTGCGGCTCTCCACCGGCAAGGACCTGCGGCTCAGTGCCAGTATGGGCGACACCATCGGGCAGCTGAAGAAGCAGCTGCAGGCGCAGGAAGGCATCGACCTGGCCTGGCAGCGCTGGTTCTTCTCGGGCAAGCTGCTCACCGACCGCACGCGGCTGCAGGAGACCAAGATCCAGAAGGATTTTGTCGTGCAAGTGATCATCAACCAGCCCCTGCCGCCCAGGAACTGA
- the ZFYVE27 gene encoding protrudin isoform X3 → MGPRGPGPNRRRFRGRGLFRPFARAGAGLLPALSSPALLIGCVPAPRVRSRRTWPLPGSGVQPRAELSGGGGPSPACSGPAPPARPGPSCRRWSGTGWQAALKGRRGLVRPRRSRRHPRPPPLSICSSWCGATGGWSSTWSRCGTPPRASAPSSGGSGPCAPSSSASASTSSCSPSAKVRVGATGPGPSPDPRADAVPPLPAAWYSVLALLVLVPALLGYLQETCRARPSEPELVRSRYHSVRREDLRRVQLSRQEAIAQVKSFLIQLEGFLSGMCCSCEAVYRVLYWENPTVSSQFYGALLGSVCVLYVLPLCWVLAILNSTLFLGNTQFYQVIMELKASIEQCVGTKPLESTPEPAEPLPTAAPLDRTPTPTSTEDLTPGSVEEAEEAEPDEEFKDAIEEDDESSQCSADFDLSLPDNGFMSKNEVIRSKVSRLTERLRKRYPSNNFGSCTGCAATFSVLKKRRSCSNCGNSFCSRCCSFKVPKAVMGATAPEAQRETVFVCALCNQVLIK, encoded by the exons ATGGgcccccgcgggccggggccgaACCGCCGTCGCTTCCGGGGCCGAGGCCTCTTCCGCCCCTTTGCCCGCGCAGGGGCGGGGCTTCTGCCTGCGCTTTCTAGCCCGGCTCTTCTGATTGGCTGCGTGCCAGCGCCGCGGGTGAGGTCACGGCGCACCTGGCCGCTTCCCGGAAGCGGAGTGCAGCCTAGGGCCGAgctcagcggcggcggcgggcccagCCCGGCCTGTTCCggtcccgctcccccggcccggcccggcccgtcaTGCAGGCGGTGGAGCGGGACGGGGTGGCAGGCGGCCCTgaaggggcggcgggggctggtgAGGCCCCGCCGGAGCCGTCGCCACCCAAGGCCGCCGCCGCTTTCGATCTGCTCGAGCTGGTGCGGAGCTACCGGCGGCTGGAGCTCTACCTGGAGCCGCTGCGGGACGCCGCCGAGGGCGTCCGCTCCCTCCTCCG GTGGCAGCGGCCCATGTGCTCCCTCCTCGTCTGCCTCGGCCTCAACTTCCTCCTGCTCACCCTCGGCCAAGGTGCGTGTGGGGGCGACAGGGCCGGGCCCCTCCCCAGACCCCCGGGCTGACGCTGTCCCGCCTCTTCCAGCCGCCTGGTACTCGGTGCTCGCCCTGTTGgttctggtgccggccctgctgGGCTACCTGCAGGAGACGTGCCGGGCCCGGCCCTCGGAGCCGGAGCTGGTGCGCAGCAGGTACCACAGTGTCCGCCGGGAGGACCTGCGCAGGGTGCAGCTCTCGCGGCAGGAGGCCATCGCCCAGGTCAAGAGCTT CCTGATCCAGCTGGAGGGGTTCCTGAGCGGGATGTGCTGCAGCTGCGAGGCAGTGTACCGTGTACTGTACTGGGAGAACCCCACTGTCTCTTCCCA GTTTTATGGGGCACTGCTGGGGTCTGTCTGCGTCCTTTACGTGCTGCCCCTCTGCTGGGTCCTGGCCATCCTCAACAGCACCCTATTCCTGGGAAACACCCAGTTCTACCAAG TGATAATGGAGCTCAAGGCCTCGATCGAGCAGTGTGTGGGCACCAAACCCCTCGAGAGCACTCCAGAGCCTGCCGAACCCCTGCCAACTGCTGCCCCCCTGGATCGGACCCCCACACCCACCAGCACAGAG GACCTTACCCCTGGCAGTgtggaggaggcggaggaggcagAGCCTGATGAAGAGTTCAAAGATGCTATTGAG gaggATGATGAGAGCTCTCAGTGCTCAGCAGATTTTGACCTCAGCCTCCCGGACAACGGTTTTATGAGCAAAAATGAGGTGATCCGCAGCAAGGTGTCACGCCTGACTGAGCGCCTGCGCAAGCGCTACCCCAGCAACAACTTCG GGAGCTGCACGGGCTGTGCAGCCACCTTCTCTGTGCTCAAGAAAAGG CGGAGCTGCAGTAACTGTGGGAACAGCTTCTGCTCCAGGTGTTGTTCCTTCAAAGTCCCCAAGGCTGTGATGGGAGCCACGG CCCCGGAGGCTCAGAGGGAGACGGTGTTCGTGTGTGCTCTGTGCAACCAGGTGCTCATCAAGTGA